The proteins below come from a single Terriglobales bacterium genomic window:
- a CDS encoding c-type cytochrome — protein MPPQPPPPQDDPVVSRSYALHYLIAVVLLIGSLFWALEDEFWGQRPWKAYQAEFQARYLSFLKSDYAKSKQSEEDLKSNPDYQRLKQTWEEASQAATPRMKELNDQIHEASRKLGVVQAVFTDARARVGADTYQLETTVDTASRDRKLRELGEYRKKKQFSVDLPEYKGRQLNFDELEAAYSDLKDEKGRLGGELGELLKPVSEARAKLDAFISDQIATLTPEQIAGLEKKMREWDPQIRQINVNAANIVDRCESCHMGVREPVKLTLASMTLKGQKADKYAEAFVGHPMELLNIHDPEKFGCVACHGGNGRATTSVEKGHGLYEHWLWPLFAKENAQAGCQTCHAADMVLAKGQGPEMGTIIDQGKELFRVRGCNGCHRYEGYDPESEQLLAANQLIKQLEAQKREDLRQVRLLSQQGDQASDNAEAKRLYQQAENLRVGISNLDGRIEQVDLQARNLLRDQKKIGPNLKDIRAKLNPNWIPEWLHKPTEFRATTKMPNFRLSDAQRNAITAYLWQSALTDSIPKQKPGDFKRGQELFETRGCLGCHSIEEDGELQGGSFAADLSRVGEKVNYDYLARWVHNPRQRVRPYCAYEKKDIGPEDYAKKGLPYVFDLEHSTCPNDGHELQVQQMTVMPILRLSEQDAADVATYLMSHKKREPSSYADASAFMNDPKLKAEGKKWIRHFGCAGCHEISGFEDEGRIGTELTVEGSKPIERLDFALLTHPSKAGAGEPKINDSRYASYVERLPEGPQKKGESWYDHRGFFEHKLSLPNIYDYDLQGRQRERAPTEYLRMPDPHLTKDQIRALVTFLLGSRDSTQEVSLPAGYIYKPGDERRDIQEGWWIVKKYNCMGCHQFLPGQVTSFTQMKKYQDPDWKEQRPPQLLTEGARVDPAWMMRFLSNPALSATDTNRNGVRPYLKARMPTFNFSDNELRKLVRFFQALASQPMPYTPQRLEALSPQETEMARSLFTSMGAPCLKCHATGDPNHDKIATAPNFLMAKERLKPGWMERWIVDPQNISPGTSMPSKLFRKDGAQWVFNGPVPPSFQGYGKDHTKLLVRYMMELTAEEQRRAAAARAAAPGRTSSKQPGAGSHRAAAGGSR, from the coding sequence ATGCCCCCGCAACCGCCACCGCCGCAAGACGATCCCGTAGTAAGCCGGTCCTACGCGCTGCATTACCTCATCGCGGTGGTGCTGCTCATCGGCTCGCTTTTCTGGGCGCTGGAGGACGAGTTCTGGGGCCAGCGTCCCTGGAAGGCCTACCAGGCCGAGTTCCAGGCGCGCTACCTCTCCTTCCTCAAGTCCGACTACGCCAAGTCCAAGCAGTCGGAGGAAGACCTGAAGTCGAACCCCGACTATCAGCGGCTGAAGCAGACCTGGGAGGAGGCCAGCCAGGCAGCGACGCCCCGGATGAAGGAGTTGAACGACCAGATCCACGAGGCCAGCCGCAAGCTGGGCGTGGTGCAGGCGGTCTTCACGGACGCGCGCGCGCGCGTGGGCGCTGACACCTATCAGCTGGAGACCACGGTGGATACGGCCTCCCGCGACCGCAAGCTTCGCGAGCTGGGGGAATACAGGAAGAAGAAGCAGTTCAGCGTAGACCTGCCCGAGTACAAGGGCCGGCAGCTGAACTTCGACGAGCTGGAAGCCGCCTACAGCGACCTCAAGGACGAGAAGGGCCGCCTGGGCGGCGAGTTGGGAGAGTTGCTGAAGCCGGTGAGCGAGGCCCGCGCCAAGCTCGACGCCTTCATCAGCGACCAGATCGCCACGCTCACGCCCGAGCAAATCGCCGGCCTCGAAAAGAAGATGAGGGAATGGGATCCGCAGATCCGCCAGATCAACGTGAACGCCGCCAACATCGTGGACCGCTGCGAGTCCTGCCACATGGGGGTGCGGGAGCCGGTGAAGCTCACCCTGGCGTCCATGACACTCAAGGGGCAGAAGGCAGACAAGTACGCCGAAGCCTTCGTCGGGCACCCCATGGAACTCCTGAACATCCACGATCCCGAGAAGTTCGGCTGCGTGGCCTGCCACGGAGGCAACGGCCGCGCCACCACCAGCGTGGAGAAGGGACACGGCCTCTACGAGCACTGGCTGTGGCCGCTCTTCGCCAAGGAAAACGCCCAGGCGGGATGCCAGACCTGCCATGCGGCCGACATGGTGCTGGCCAAGGGCCAGGGGCCGGAGATGGGCACCATCATCGACCAGGGCAAGGAGCTCTTCCGCGTCCGAGGATGCAATGGCTGCCATCGCTACGAGGGCTACGACCCCGAGTCCGAGCAGTTGCTGGCCGCCAACCAGCTCATCAAGCAACTGGAGGCGCAGAAGAGAGAGGACCTGCGGCAGGTCCGGCTGCTCTCCCAGCAGGGTGACCAGGCCTCGGACAACGCCGAAGCCAAGCGGCTCTACCAGCAGGCCGAGAACCTGCGTGTGGGAATCAGCAACCTGGACGGGCGCATCGAGCAGGTCGATCTGCAAGCGCGCAACCTGCTGCGTGATCAGAAGAAGATCGGACCCAACCTCAAGGACATCCGCGCCAAGCTGAACCCTAACTGGATCCCGGAGTGGCTGCACAAGCCCACCGAATTTCGCGCCACCACCAAGATGCCGAACTTCCGGCTGAGCGACGCCCAGCGCAACGCCATCACCGCCTACCTGTGGCAATCGGCGCTGACCGATTCCATCCCTAAGCAGAAGCCGGGCGACTTCAAGCGCGGCCAAGAGCTGTTCGAGACCCGCGGCTGCCTGGGCTGCCACTCCATCGAGGAAGACGGCGAGCTGCAGGGTGGGAGCTTCGCTGCCGACCTCAGCCGCGTGGGCGAAAAAGTGAACTACGACTACTTGGCACGCTGGGTGCACAACCCGCGCCAGCGCGTGCGCCCGTACTGCGCATATGAGAAGAAGGACATCGGTCCCGAGGACTACGCCAAGAAGGGCCTGCCCTACGTCTTCGACCTGGAGCACTCCACCTGCCCCAACGACGGCCACGAGCTGCAGGTGCAGCAGATGACGGTGATGCCCATCCTGCGGCTGAGCGAGCAGGACGCCGCCGACGTCGCCACCTACCTCATGTCGCACAAGAAGCGCGAGCCGTCCTCCTACGCCGACGCTTCTGCGTTCATGAACGATCCCAAGCTGAAGGCCGAGGGCAAGAAGTGGATCCGCCACTTCGGCTGCGCCGGGTGCCACGAGATCTCGGGCTTCGAGGACGAAGGGCGCATCGGGACCGAGCTGACGGTCGAAGGCTCGAAGCCCATCGAGCGACTGGACTTTGCGCTGCTGACGCATCCTTCGAAGGCGGGTGCTGGCGAGCCCAAGATCAACGACTCGCGGTACGCCAGCTATGTGGAGCGGCTGCCCGAGGGCCCCCAGAAGAAGGGCGAGTCCTGGTACGACCACAGGGGATTCTTCGAGCACAAGCTGTCGCTGCCCAATATCTACGACTATGACCTGCAAGGGCGGCAGCGGGAGCGGGCGCCCACCGAGTATCTGCGCATGCCCGACCCGCACCTGACCAAAGACCAGATCCGCGCGCTGGTCACCTTCCTGCTGGGCAGCCGGGACAGCACGCAGGAGGTCTCGCTGCCCGCCGGCTACATCTACAAGCCGGGCGACGAGCGCCGCGACATCCAGGAAGGCTGGTGGATTGTCAAGAAGTACAACTGCATGGGCTGCCACCAGTTCCTGCCCGGGCAAGTGACCTCGTTCACTCAGATGAAGAAATACCAGGACCCGGACTGGAAGGAACAGCGTCCGCCGCAGCTGCTCACGGAAGGCGCTCGTGTCGATCCCGCGTGGATGATGCGCTTCCTCTCCAACCCGGCGCTGAGCGCGACGGATACCAATCGCAACGGCGTGCGTCCCTATCTGAAGGCGCGCATGCCCACCTTCAACTTCTCGGATAACGAGCTGCGCAAGCTGGTGCGCTTCTTCCAGGCGCTGGCCAGCCAGCCCATGCCTTACACGCCGCAGAGGCTGGAGGCTCTCTCGCCGCAGGAGACGGAGATGGCGCGCAGCCTGTTCACCAGCATGGGCGCGCCCTGCCTGAAGTGTCACGCCACCGGCGATCCCAATCACGACAAGATCGCCACTGCACCCAACTTCCTCATGGCCAAGGAACGGCTGAAGCCGGGATGGATGGAGCGCTGGATCGTCGATCCCCAGAACATCAGCCCCGGCACCTCCATGCCTTCGAAGCTGTTCCGCAAGGACGGGGCGCAGTGGGTGTTCAACGGCCCGGTGCCGCCCTCCTTCCAGGGCTACGGCAAGGACCACACCAAGCTGCTGGTCCGCTACATGATGGAATTGACGGCGGAAGAGCAGCGCCGCGCGGCGGCGGCCCGAGCGGCAGCGCCTGGCCGGACCTCGAGCAAGCAGCCGGGCGCCGGTTCGCATCGAGCGGCGGCGGGCGGTTCAAGGTAG
- a CDS encoding carboxypeptidase regulatory-like domain-containing protein: MNRKKWLALTALCSFVLVLALAGCSKKEEAPSEESAPTAAPAAKATPIDPATVATVTGTIKLDGTAPKARKIDMSQDPTCAGGMGMTETVVSDGGKLANVFVYVKEGLGDRTFSAPTESATIDQHGCHYVPHVLGVMTGQTVKILNSDPTTHNIHPSPKNNKEWNESQAPKAAALEKSFAREEVLLPVKCNQHPWMKMYVGVVKSPFFSVSGKDGKFTISGLPPGKYTIAAVHETLGEQTMQIEVGAKESKTADFSFKAAQ; the protein is encoded by the coding sequence ATGAACCGCAAGAAATGGCTGGCGCTCACAGCGCTCTGCTCGTTTGTGCTGGTGCTGGCGCTGGCCGGCTGCAGCAAGAAGGAAGAGGCTCCCAGCGAGGAGTCGGCGCCCACAGCGGCCCCCGCGGCCAAGGCCACCCCGATCGATCCCGCCACCGTGGCCACAGTAACGGGCACCATCAAGCTCGATGGTACGGCGCCCAAGGCCAGGAAGATCGACATGAGCCAGGACCCGACCTGCGCCGGCGGCATGGGCATGACCGAGACCGTGGTCTCCGATGGCGGCAAGCTGGCCAACGTCTTCGTCTACGTGAAGGAAGGCCTGGGCGATCGTACCTTCTCTGCGCCCACGGAATCCGCCACCATCGACCAGCACGGCTGCCACTACGTCCCGCACGTGCTGGGCGTGATGACCGGCCAGACGGTGAAGATCCTGAACAGCGACCCCACCACCCACAACATTCACCCTTCGCCCAAGAACAACAAGGAGTGGAACGAATCGCAGGCGCCCAAGGCCGCGGCCCTGGAGAAGAGCTTCGCGCGTGAAGAAGTTCTGCTGCCCGTGAAGTGCAACCAGCATCCTTGGATGAAGATGTACGTCGGCGTGGTGAAGAGCCCGTTCTTCTCCGTCAGCGGCAAGGACGGCAAGTTCACCATCTCAGGACTGCCTCCGGGGAAGTACACCATCGCGGCCGTGCATGAGACCCTGGGTGAGCAGACCATGCAGATCGAGGTCGGCGCCAAAGAGTCCAAGACCGCCGATTTCAGCTTTAAGGCGGCCCAGTAG